The Pseudomonadota bacterium genome includes the window CGGAATCCACGCCTGGCTGTCGGGCCTTCTGGAACGGACGGATTTTGTCTCTCCCTTCGCGCTGTTTTCCGGGGTGCTGTCCACACCCTGTCCGGCCGACGCACGCAGTGGCCGCCGGGCATTCCTGAAGCGCCTTGGGGCGGAAGCGCGGGAGGCGCTGGACGAGTTCCTGTCCGCCTGCCTGATGTTCGGCCGGGACCATCCGTCCTCCCTCCAGATGTTTCTGCACTGGATCGCCACCGACGCCAGCGCCATCAAGCGCGAAATGGACGCGGCTACCGGGGACGGAGAGGGCCAGGTGCGCATCATGACCACCCACGGGGCCAAAGGGCTGCAGGCTCCCATCGTCTTTCTGCCCGATACCACGCGGGTATCCATCCAGACACCGGATGTCCTGTGGCCCGATACGTTTGTGCTGGCCCAGCCTGCGCGCCATGCGGGAGAACGCCTGGTGCCCCTGTGCTCTCCGCGCAAGGGGGAGGACTGCACAGCTGCCGTGCAGGCCCGGCAGGTGATCGATCACCGCCGGGACCAGGAAGCCCGCCGTCTTCTGTATGTGGCCATGACGCGGGCCGAGGACCGGCTGTACGTGTGCGGATACGAAACCGGTGTCCGCCGCCGTGGCCTGCCTGACAACAGCTGGTACACCCTGGTGTCCCAGGCACTGGCGGACTTTGGCCAGCCGGTGGATGTTGATTTTGCCACAGACCCGGGCCGCCGGTACGCAGACGTGCAGACAGCGCCGCCGGAAAAAGGCCTGGACAGTGGTGTGCCTCCATCCGCCATTCTGCCCCTGGAAGAGTGGGTCCTGCAGCCGCTGGTCCCCGATCCTGTGCCCGGCAGGCCCCTGTCTCCCAGCCGGCCGGCTGAACCGGATCCGCCCGTGCGCTCCCCTGTCAGCGAGGGGGATGACACGGTCCGCTTCCGCCGCGGGATCATCATCCACCGCCTGCTGCAGACCCTGCCGGCTCTGCCTGTGAAGCGTCGGCGGGAGGCTGCACGGCGCTTTCTGGACAGTTCAGCCCGCGATCTGCCCGCGCCGCAGCAGGACCGGATCCTGGAGGAAACCCTGGCAGTGCTGGAACATCCGGACTTCACGCCCCTGTTCGGGCCTGACAGCCAGGCCGAGGTTCCCGTCGTGGCTGTTCTGGACGGCCGGGTGCTGTCGGGGCAGATTGACCGCCTGTGCCTGGTGGACGGCGAGGTATGGATCGTGGACTACAAGACCAACCGCCCGCCGCCGGACGATGCTGCAGGTGTGGCTCCAGTCTATGTGGCCCAGCTGGCGGCATACCGCGAGGCCTTTGAGCGCATCTGGCCCGACCGGCGCATCCGCACTTTCCTGCTGTGGACGGATGTTTTGCGGCTGATGGAGATTCAGGAAGCAGGAACCTGAATCCTTTTTACCTCTCCCCCGAAAGCAAAGGAGAACCCTCATGGCTACTACCAAGACCACCAAAACCAAGACGACCCGCACCCCAACCCACCTCGTCTATCAGGTGCGCGAGCGCGAGGACGACAAGGCTATCTGGACCCGGATCGGTGCCTGCTGGCCGCACGCAGACGGCAAGGGCTTCAGCATGGAGCTGAGCGCAACCCCGCTCAACGGGCGACTCAGCATCCGCGGCCTACGAGCCGCTGCCGCAGACAGGCCGCCAATGAAGCGGCTCGATGCCAAGGCCCCGGAAGTTCCGGGGCCTTTCATCGCCAGGACTTGGCGCAACAACCGCCCCAACCATTTCCATATATGGACGAATATGGGTGTAAATTCGGCTGGACATATGGATGAATACGGGTATGTTTTTGGCGTGGGGGCTTCTCATGCTGAAAACGGATACCACCCAGATCACGCCCGAATTGCTGGGGCTGATCGCAGAAATCGACGAGTTCAAGGGCGCTTGGCGCGCCCTTGGCACCCTTGCGTCCGAACGCCTGAAGGCGTTGCGCCATGTCGCCACCATCGAAAGCATCGGCTCTTCCACCCGCATCGAGGGCAGCAAGCTGACCGACCGCGAGGTGGAGCGCCTTCTCGCCAACCTGGAAATCAAGAAATTCATCAGTCGTGACGAGCAGGAAGTTGCCGGCTACGCTGCGGTGATGGAAACCGTCTTCCAGGCATGGGGCGACATTCCCATCACGGAAAATCATATCAAGCAGCTACACCGCGACCTTCTCCGCTACAGCGAGAAGGACGAGCGCCATCGCGGCGAATACAAGACCATTCGCAACGACGTGGGCGCGTTCGACCAGGCCGGCAAGATGATCGGCATCGTGTTCGAGACGGCCACGCCCTTCGACACGCCGCATCGCATGGCCGAACTGTTTGCCTGGCTCAATGAAGCCCGGGAGCTGCGCCGCATTCACCCGCTGCTGATTGTCGCCGTGTTCATCGTCGTGTTCCTGGAAATCCATCCCTTCCAGGACGGCAACGGCCGCTTGAGCCGCGTCCTGACAACGCTGCTGCTGTTGCAGGCCGGCTATGCCTATGTGCCCTATTCGTCGCTTGAAAGCGTGATTGAGAACAGCAAGGAATCCTACTATCTCGCGCTGCGCCAGACTCAGGGCACCATCCGCACCGATGCACCCGACTGGCAGCCCTGGACGATGTTTTTCATCCGCGCGCTTCAAAA containing:
- a CDS encoding DUF977 family protein encodes the protein MLKTDTTQITPELLGLIAEIDEFKGAWRALGTLASERLKALRHVATIESIGSSTRIEGSKLTDREVERLLANLEIKKFISRDEQEVAGYAAVMETVFQAWGDIPITENHIKQLHRDLLRYSEKDERHRGEYKTIRNDVGAFDQAGKMIGIVFETATPFDTPHRMAELFAWLNEARELRRIHPLLIVAVFIVVFLEIHPFQDGNGRLSRVLTTLLLLQAGYAYVPYSSLESVIENSKESYYLALRQTQGTIRTDAPDWQPWTMFFIRALQNQKRRLAEKVEREKLMVAALPELAAQIIDHVRRHGRVTIGEMIRTTGASRNTLKEHFRRLHEQGQLARHGIGKGTWYALP